In one Plasmodium vivax chromosome 4, whole genome shotgun sequence genomic region, the following are encoded:
- a CDS encoding hypothetical protein, conserved (encoded by transcript PVX_003915A), translating to MSKYRAPLPPYNFKSKIEKIDEEFRRSGTFRRINNRKNNEIRDMFIKLGSDGYSDASCFYSLGNTKILALIYGPKPDSKNATYDKGKVFLEIRSLNMNDDGANDESDENIKNLLIECVSSVILLDQYPQCSINIKCLIIQNDGGCLSATLTCISLALTNAQIKMRDIIVSVNVNSIICPNTKRVFHLVDVDSLVNTEEKYYGGKYDTNSITLGICLNLRTVCFFHGSGNSFNSKTLSEIISYAECACRSLGCEIKTVLKNYMAKKHEISCA from the exons ATGTCGAAGTATAGAGCCCCCCTCCCTCCGTACAATTTCAAAAGCAAAATAGAGAAAATCGACGAGGAGTTCCGCAGGAGTGGCACCTTCAGACGGATAAACAACCGCAAGAACAATGAAATCAGGGATATGt tCATAAAACTGGGGTCCGATGGATATTCTGACGCGTCCTGTTTCTACTCCCTGGGAAACACCAAAATATTGGCACTCAT ATACGGACCGAAACCCGACTCCAAGAATGCAACTTACGACAAGGGAAAGGTCTTTTTGGAAATCAGAAGTTTGAATATGAATGACGATGGGGCCAACGACGAG AGCGATGAGAATATTAAAAACCTGCTAATAGAATGCGTTTCGAGCGTCATTCTGCTGGACCAGTACCCGCAGTGCTCCATTAACATAAAGTGCCTAATCATTCAGAACGATGGAG GCTGTCTGAGTGCCACCCTGACGTGCATATCGCTTGCATTGACGAATGCCCAAATTAAAATGCGGGACATTATCGTGTCCGTAAATGTG aATTCGATCATTTGCCCCAACACGAAGAGAGTGTTTCATCTTGTGGACGTGGACAGTTTGGTAAACACT GAGGAAAAGTACTACGGGGGGAAATACGACACTAACAGCATAACCCTGGGGATCTGTCTGAACCTGAGAACAGTGTGTTTCTTTCACGGGTCCGGGAATTCCTTTAACAGCAAAACGTTGTCCGAG ATTATCAGCTACGCCGAATGCGCGTGTAGATCCCTGGGGTGCGAAATAAAGACGGTGTTAAAAAACTACATGGCGAAGAAGCACGAGATTTCGTGCGCCTAG
- a CDS encoding 2C-methyl-D-erythritol 2,4-cyclodiphosphate synthase, putative (encoded by transcript PVX_003920A; Apicoplast targeted protein. Curated by Stuart Ralph, Walter and Eliza Hall Institute of Medical Research, Australia.) — protein MLPTRYTYAVLLLPYVIIILLASSDGRREKKGVQKELAGRCSFLGPGVNIREVKIHGKWKKKKKKLQSKLDVKLEFTLKSTSTETTPTTTAITPKLELPRPYDGVRIGQGYDIHQIRVGPPEDIVADTTADTAANTADPNKQSFKRLTIGGVPVETISVLSHSDGDVIFHALVDALLGGMSCSDLGTLFPDGSPKYKNKNSLSFLRYARLLLYKRNYAIANVDIIVIAEVPKISPIREEIVRNISSALGISESQVSLKGKTHEQLGPVGQKKAIECFANALLIRKQS, from the exons ATGTTACCGACACGTTACACCTATGCAgtgctgcttcttccctaCGTGATTATCATTCTGCTTGCTTCATCAGAcggaaggagagaaaaaaaaggtgtccAAAAGGAACTCGCCGGCCGGTGCTCCTTTCTTGGTCCGGGTGTGAACATACGCGAAGTGAAGATACACgggaagtggaaaaaaaaaaaaaaaaaactgcaatcAAAGCTGGACGTAAAATTGGAGTTCACCTTAAAATCGACGTCAACGGAGACGACGCCGACGACAACGGCGATAACGCCGAAGTTGGAACTGCCCCGTCCGTACGACGGGGTGAGAATAGGCCAGGGCTATGACATTCACCAGATACGGGTGGGCCCCCCGGAAGACATCGTCGCGGACACCACCGCAGACACCGCCGCGAACACCGCTGATCCCAACAAGCAGAGCTTCAAAAGGCTGACCATCGGGGGGGTGCCAGTGGAGACCATTTCCGTGCTGTCGCACAGTGATGGGGATGTCATTTTCCACGCACTAGTGGACGCCCTACTTGGCGGCATGAGTTGTTCGGACCTGGGAACCCTCTTTCCTGATGGCTCaccaaaatataaaaataaaaactcactctcctttttaagaTATGCCAGACTGCTTTTGTATAAAAGGAATTACGCCATCGCAAATGTGGACATCATCGTCATCGCGGAAGTTCCCAAGATAAGTCCCATTCGCGAGGAAATTGTTCGCAACATATCTTCTGCTCTGGGCATCTCGGAATCGCAGGTCTCCCTCAAAG GAAAAACTCACGAGCAGCTCGGCCCCGTCGGACAGAAAAAGGCAATCGAGTGCTTCGCAAACGCGCTCTTAATTCGAAAGCAATCATAA